The following proteins come from a genomic window of Miscanthus floridulus cultivar M001 chromosome 2, ASM1932011v1, whole genome shotgun sequence:
- the LOC136537951 gene encoding heterogeneous nuclear ribonucleoprotein 1-like, translating into MEEKEHEPRKLFIGGIPRWGYTADMVRAHFARYGHVVEALVMAYPDGWGRGFGFVEFEDEEAVLRALDSKESNRLDAFFGCKVNVLRAEKKQETRSAQTSTTSNSNAGLKIFVGGFGDNVTKDHLIDYFERFGMITDAVVISHRDTRKPKGFGFVTFDSKEATVKVLKDRFHYLNGINVETKNAEPNDRRRYQNGHCYDSMDMVKGGMYSLHSRCYDSMDMAKGGMYSPHSLPYVPYYNGPYLAYPYPYPYHYTPYGIIDYG; encoded by the exons ATGGAGGAAAAAGAGCACGAGCCGCGGAAGCTCTTCATCGGCGGGATCCCGCGCTGGGGGTACACTGCGGACATGGTCAGGGCCCACTTCGCCCGCTACGGGCACGTGGTGGAAGCGCTGGTGATGGCGTATCCGGACGGCTGGGGCCGCGGTTTCGGCTTCGTCGAGTTCGAGGACGAGGAGGCGGTGCTCAGGGCCTTGGACTCCAAGGAGAGCAACAGGCTCGACGCCTTTTTCGGCTGCAAG GTCAATGTGCTAAGGGCAGAAAAGAAACAAGAAACAAGATCTGCACAGACTAGCACTACCTCTAATTCAAATGCTGGTTTGAAGATATTTGTGGGAGGGTTTGGGGATAATGTCACCAAAGACCATCTCATAGATTATTTTGAGAGGTTTGGCATGATAACTGATGCTGTCGTGATTTCTCATAGAGACACAAGAAAGCCAAAGGGTTTTGGCTTTGTCACATTTGATTCCAAGGAAGCTACAGTCAAGGTTTTAAAGGATAGGTTTCATTATTTGAACGGGATAAACGTGGAAACTAAAAATGCTGAACCAAATGATCGGCGCAGGTATCAAAATGGACACTGTTATGATTCAATGGACATGGTCAAGGGCGGAATGTACTCTCTGCACAGTAGGTGTTATGATTCAATGGACATGGCCAAGGGTGGAATGTACTCTCCACACAGTTTACCCTATGTCCCTTACTACAATGGTCCTTATTTGGCTTATCCATACCCATATCCCTATCATTACACACCTTATGGAATCATAGACTATGGCTAG